AAGGTAATTTCcacttaaatatgtaaataatcatAAGAATTGATATTAAAGACatggaattttcaattttcatttttttttcagttgtaCTACTGCTTGGAAGAATATTGCAGAACTCGTCGATCGGGAGAAGAGGGTCGTTTTGCTTCACTTTTACTTCGACTTCCTGCTTTACGTTCAATATCATTGAAATGTTTTGAGCATTTGTTCTTTTTCCGGTTAGTCGGTGATGTACCACTTGAGTCCTGTTTATTAGAAGCTTTACAGCAGCCATTAGATCCCATAATTTAAATGCATTATTTTGTTAAGTGAACAAGTGTGGAACAGTTAAATCTCTCCTCTCCATGtttgggtatttttttttattttacaaagtatttttgtattgttatttataattacatttattgaTAATATTGATATATGAGATCTTATTAAGTTAtaattacactatatttattttggaaaaGTTCTATTCTAATTACTGTAGTAAAACTAAAACGTATGtgtttcaattgtaaaaatgtaaatttaatcaaatcatAATTTTAGATTGAAAAACTTTATACTGTTGTAAaacttattactatttttacttAAGTTATTTGACaaaatttatttcatcgaaATAATATTGCTTATTCGagaatatgtatgtgcattttaaaattaaatttaaacgaaaaaacTATCATTGTGTTGGGTAATGCGTTCGGAATCTTATTTTCAGTAATCTCtagttgtattatttttgtttcaaaataaCGTTTCAACTGGTTTTCTACTAATTTATTTGAgttctttatacatatacgtatgtatattatatattgacaaattaaaaaaaaagtaatctcAAAGTATACGAAAATTATTAAAACCCATTGAACGAAATGACAttcttacataaaatatgtatatgtaacatttTCCTATCTCTTAAAAAAttaagattagatttttttcttcctGAAATTATTTATTCTCAGTTGTAAAAGTAAAAGTAGTAAGAGTTTTGATATATTtgagtacataatataataaatataatagtaatgtAGCGCCGTAGTAAACCAAaagtattttgtaaatattttaaattgactcaatgaaaaaaattggttgtatttatatgtatgtgcatatttcaacatacatatgtacgtacatattttatttccgACTCATGGAAAtattgcttttaattttttagacaaaaaaattgtataaatttgtatgtatgtacatacgtgcgtcttgttataaaattttaatgcattGACAAAGAAAAAAGAACATAGTTTATTTgcctatatataaattgaaaaagatATTGCGATTGGTCGATGtgcaataaatacataataatatcagaaataataagtattttatatgagtgtgatgtgatgcatatatttttcaattttttataatatgatttCGTAAGTTTAGCATTACGATGGTTACAAAtacattctattatatttttatatttgtttgatTAAACCATTTCTAATAAGGGTGTTGGTTAAGTATAGAAATATTGATATGTTACATGAAAGATAAAGTTTATGATCATTTAAAAAGATACACATGATGGTTTTTGAATATCTAAAAATTAAGAGATATTTACTGTTTTAAATGATGTTGTTACAAattcaatatgtacattaaaattttgatatatatataaattcaatttgattattaaagtACATTCGAAAATTCTGATGTGTGGTCAACCATCGTCGAAATGCATTCCTTGACTATATTTATTTCTCGCGAGTCATTGATTAGCCTTATCCGAAAAATTGTTTCTGCTGCAATATTTGAGTCAAGTAACAAGTTCTGAATTTTACCATTcttgaaatttattcaaaagtatattttttaatatatcgagTTTGAACTATCTTGGAATAAAATATGAAGTTTggaaaattgattaaataatgTTGAAGTTCAGATTGATTAtgcgaaatgaaaattttatggaaatgttaaattttatctttACAAATAGAAGATAAATCTTTGTATTATAACTTATCATTTAAggttattatgtaaaatttacatacacacatacatacatagaatggcAGCTTTATTTTTCATCCCATTgtgtaaataattcatttttcacaTTCCAGTGTTTATGGAATACAACCAGTTTTGTCTTTTATGTTTCCTTACTGTTGGTTGTTTGACTATGATAATTATCATGAAATAAATAGTTGATTGTATGGAAGTAATATTTAATGAATTGTTCTAATAAAGAAAGTATCTGTCTGCGGAAACAtctgtttaaattttaagtggttgtgaagtacatatatacatacagttacatatacatatatatttactttaagaAAATTAACCACTCTAtagatttacttttttttaagaaGAATTTTAAGATTGATACATACATCCAAAGTGATATGTATTGAATAAATGCAATCAAAATATACACACGTTTATTATTCAAAGAAACCCATTTTTTAATTCACCcatgtacatttatatgtagtatatatattatatatataataaatatatattcttgTCCTAAGATAAGTGTAGACGAcaagaattacagaaatatcgaaaataaaattcagattgattagaaaaaatatatttgaggcaaaatgaaaaatagaaattataataagCATAAAAATTCAATCACTCAATTGACttacaataattttattcacTTAAATGACTGTCTTCCAAAGACTTGTAAATATTGAGGTCATCATAGCCAAATCTGCaaagcgaaaaaaaattattaattaacattagcaataaaaatacgataaaattatcaaattaattgattttactCTTTGAAAGACGCCTTCATTTCTTCGACTTTAGAAGGGTTGCATACTATAGCTAAAGTCGCCTTTTTAGGATCGAACAAACTCGGAAGCCAACGCTTCGCCACTTCCATCAATTCATCTTTAGTGATGTTCATAACTTTTTTAACGAGATTCCTaaaaattgaaacatgttttaaatacatcgataattttgtttgatttcttttcaattgagatTTAACTTACAAGTTGTGCTTGAGATCGACTTTTTTATAGTAATTCAGCAATGATTGAGAGATCATTTTGGCTGGGGATGCCTCTCGAGCGACGAGATCATATACCAATGAACTCTTTGCCGACGCATATAGATTTTCATCCCAACTGGCACTTTCTAAAAATGATTcctaaaaataatgttttaccgTTAATACAAATTTGCgtataaaattcaataacatAACCACTGTTGATCACTAACGATGATTGATTTGGCTTTCGCATAGGCTTTGGCTCCGTTAGTAGCCTTGAAAAGGTGAAACTTAATTAATCCTTCATTTGGTTTCAAATCTATCGAATAAGAATACGATAGTCCGGCTCCTCTAATATGACGCCACATGGACCCCTTAAACAAATTTTTTGTTAgtgaaacattttattatatttacatattgaagaaatatgtatttacctCGAGTTGTGTGAAATACTGAAGCACTACAAGTAATGCTGGGACATCAGGATGCGAATATGAAGGAGGTCCAGGACTGTACTGTTCAACGTAGCACGATTCTAGTCCGCCAATACCGACAATACAACCCTGttcttcaattttttctttttcaattaaaaatgtgttATCTTCAATGATGACACCTCTGGAAATTTCATAAGAATGATAACATTTATGGggatacaaataatatatataaaaacggacgctatgtacatatgtatgtatgtatgtatgtgggtatgtgagTATGTGACAGATGCGTCGACCAGTatggatatttcaaaaaaacaaattttagaatgccaggagtatatgCTGTGACTAgagatctaatatataatatcgaaagagactttgtaattatgtaaggtttggttgggagcatcgaaaacagatcgaagtttctatgacgaagatatcaatatcgttgaatattatttttttttgattcaaataaatttaataaaaaaacctgTTTACTATTAGACTAGCCATTTTTAAGCcgtttatattagaaatactgagcgaagccgggtaaaaccactatttcgtttctgattggctgtcgtcgaattggtttctgattggttgtcgataaatattcaaataaattcaataaaaaaacaaatgaatgttatgAATACTGAGTGGAACTACtagtaatgtaataaaattatatgcatgtaaagtattatttaaaaaaaatatgagtaCAGCTTACGGTATAATTTTATCACTACATGATGAATCAGTATTCAATTCCATGATTGGATATTTTTTCCACGGTTCAGCTGTATATTGATGACTTTTAAGGTTGGCAGCGAAGTGAAGCCAGACGTTGTTCTTTATGAGAAGCTTTTGTCGCGTTTCTTCGAGATTTTCGAGAACTTTCATATATTCGTTATCAGGCTTCtctaatttcattataatatcatttaggAATCTTTGTTGGCGTAATATACTGCAATGGTGAACGTTACTTTCTgtaattgaaaagaaaaacggattggaaaatataaatatttatcacatTAGGATATTACGGAGAAAATGTAGTGTACCTTTGGAAATAATCAAATCACGTAACAGATCAGTCACAATTTTTCCTCCTTGACGACGGATTGTAGCTATGTCGTTGACCATTTTCTGTGCAACGATAAGAACTCGCGACTTTGTGAATgcggtattttttaatatgcaccAAATCAGCCTAACAACCCTCTCATATTTTTCTGGTTCACACTATTCAGTAACATCATAAAAAACTTCAATAAGACTACTCGataaataaaactgaaattcgcttattttaaaagattatttaccTGCACGAAGAGTGAAACAGTCTGTTGAAATATACCAGTGCAGAAACGTCCCGATGTCTTTCCAACACCGATGTTTATAGCAAGATCATTCGTAAGAATTTCAACTTCTTCGATTAGAGTCGAGTGCTCTTGCAGAATACCGTCACAGTTGTACGGCGATTGATATAGCAACTCTAACAAAAGCGGTAGGTAGAATCTTTGATCTGAATTAAGCCCACAGGTACTCATCAACAATGTGATCTGTTTTAAAAATtcgtaaacatttttaatttaacgtaATATACATTCTTATGTAAGCcagtattatatacacatacgtaAGTAAATTGAGAATTGATATGGTTTATCCTGGCATAGAATGGAAGGTCTTGAATGGGAAAATGTGGACAGTTTCCTTCATCCGACGTCCACATATCTAGTGTAAAATGCTTCAAATCATCACAGTCAACCTTTCCAATAGTATTGAAAATATCTTTCGGAGGATCCCTCTGTAATGAGTACAATTCAATTAATCCGATACGATAATCAAAAGAAATACACAACCAAAGCATTGCATTACCTCGTTGTATTGCATGGCTTCTGCGAGTTCATTTGACTTTTTTTCGAGTCCTTCTTTACCTAGAGTCTCTTGATGGTTCACATTTCTTTGTGCTTCATCGTCAAACATTCTACAAAAGATGATTTTATTTGAAGTAAGTTTTATTCAGTGTGTATTCTCAAATACTaacagaatatacatatgtactcactgCACCATAAGATCAGTACTTGGAGAACCAATGACAGATAAAAAGTTGGTGTGGAAGTATGTTGTAAacaattttttccagaattCTTCTTTTTCTTGTACCAATTTTTTGTAcagattttgtttatttaacatttcttcaaacttagtaaaaaaataaacattatgattatgatttaaataaaaattgattgttttttttttgtaataaaaaattatcaccTGTTCATCAGTCAAATCATACAATACATCGGATATACACGAGAATGCTAAAGCATCGTGTGGATTGTTTTCTATTTGACTGAGAGTCTCACGCAGTTGTTTATCAATAATTGCTTTCAATCTTTCAATGCTAATGGAGTTCGGAAGAGATGCAATCGATGTAATAGTTTTTTTAAGTTCAGGTAAGGTTTCTTCTAATCGATTTAAAGGCACATTCTCTAAGGATAATGCGAATAAAGGCACAGAATTTTCAATAATTGTCATGCTTacctgaaaaaaaatgtatatttggtatttaattattatattacaagccaaaattaaaatatttcgtatACGTATAATACACACATCACTCGCGAATGGATTTTCGATTTCGACCAAAGCTTGTTGGAATGGTGCAATCGGAGTATCACTCAAGTATCTAAGAAGGATACAGCAAGCTGTGAATTCATAAAATCCTTTCGATGTTAAAATTCCAGGGCCTCTCCAGCCAACCATGATCAGACCACTATCTTCTGAATCGGTCGGATATTTTTCGTTGATAGGGTCAGTAGATTTCATTGGCGGAACTGGAGATTGCCACGGCCGTACAAACGGTGACACGGTATTATTTGCTTTCTAGGGATGcaaaattttatcatataaaatttgtaagatttatatatatacatatgtatacatttataacaTACATTACGCATTATCTTATCTTCAATTGGTTGAAGTGCAGCAAGAACTTCGTCACAGTCTACTTGACCAACGATTATAATCACAATATTTTCAGGTCTATAAAAAtctttatgatatttttttacctaGGAGTAAGAATTAAATGGGAAATTTGTAATTATTccgttaaaaataaacatgtgcatttaaaaatatagaaaaaaataataactttttcGTTATTAGTAGAAGTTCTCAAATTTTCCATCAATCCACCAGTCTCGGATGAATAGCCACTATTCGGATAGGCAGCTAATATTAATTTACGATAACATCTAAAATTACACATTAAattaaagacatacatacatacacatgtatattgaaAAGTAATTACCCTTGTATGCAATAGTTCTCTACCTCGAGTCTGCGCTATTTTCACGTCCTTGCATTTCGGAGTACACAACGCCGGCATCTTTACCTTCACCGGTGATATGATAAACTTCGGTGATGTAGCCGTAATTCGTGAGGAGTGGATACAGAATGTGATCCATGTATATGGGGAGCATTTTCAGCATGCCTTTCGATCCGGCCGTTTTGAGTGTATAAGCTGTGTGGTCAGTGTCGGTCCAAGCATTAGTCCCGGATGCGAAACAGCGATTCGCAAACAAATCGAGCAAGCCTTTGAATGGGTAGTCTTCGGAACCAAGGAACACCAGATGTTCGAGCGTGTGTGGGAGACCATCATCGTCGTGCGCTTCAGTagctgaaaaaattaaatattatatacatatgtagttgacaTTCTACGAaatcaaatatgaaataattaatacaGATTAAATGAGATTCcatttcgaaatatttaaaccaaaacaaaatttcaatcTTTTAAACCACAAAAGTTGATTTTTACTGTGTATTATGGTTAATGTTACAAAAACAAATAATGTTTTTCAATTGATAATCTGATCTCTCTGGAAATATATGTCGGAGCGATTGTTAGTCTATTAAAATATGGTCAACACATAGATATTaggtaataattatgtataaataatagtcATCGGGATGAACtgaaaagtataaatatatactactaTTAGTTGACGAATGTGTGCAATTTTTTACGTCAGTTAAAATTCAGCTGGTTTCTCGGATAAATCATAATCAAAGCAGACTGGTTACTTGATAATATCCTTATCTTAAGATTAGCATGTGGTGAAATAACACTTTGTAGATTATAACATAGTAAAATGGTCacatattatgaatttttatgcaTGTTTACCAAACTTCAACAAATCAAGCATTATGTCAATGCCATGAACGTAGTAAAATGTTATTGGTAAAGAGTTTTTTCGCCAGTGATTAAGATTTGAATCACTACAGATTGTGATGTATAGTTGTAGTGCCATAAGGAGGTTTTAGAAATTTAGAGCAGTGCTGTTACTAGATTATCGATTCGACACAGACCAATGAGTAATATTTGCTCAATTACTTTTGGTAGCTACCCTAATCCCTAAAGCACATTTAACCTAAAACTTGCGAACAACTTACAACGCCGGTAAATAGATCTATGGCAGGCTTCATATGAATAAGAATATTACAAATTTGGAATTTAAAACAAAGGAAATAGAGGGTGTAAAAATacttcataattttatttgattttgaacagAATTTGAACTTAATATAACATGAGAAgctgtttataaaaaatattgcatcACTTTCGACTCTATATGTATGGAAAATTACCGCTCTagtctaaatatatatacaatatgaaaagtcgcataatatttaatttatcaaagtTGGCACGTTGTAAGTTGCAAGCGTTCACGCACGCGAAGGAGTTTACCGTTTATGGTAAAAAAATGTGACATAGTTGGCGAAACATGAGCCCGTACATATATGGGTAGCAGGGAGCCGATAGTATGTTtgaggttatgttaggttgcaAAAACGTTAGGcagataaaaaatgtatgtacctaaagcAATGTAGGAGGCAACCAAGGGGCCTTCGACTTGCACGAGCGTCAATCGCAGACCCGAGGGGGCGCGCAGTCTTTGCACGGGCGTCGCCCCCGCGGCCTCGCACTTCGAAATCACACTCCATCTAGAACTCATCTTCTATCACCGGCACTTGACACAAGTGTCAAATAACAACTGACAGCTACGCTTTGCGCAATGCAGCCACTCGACAATTCCACTCGGCTGATCAGCTTTTGTTGGTCATACTGATTATGCATTTCCATCACTGTGATGACTAGAGACCGGAGCCACTTTGCGccgttatatatataaatatatatatatatatatatatatatatatatatatatatatatatatatatatatatatatatatatatatatatatatatatatatatatatatatatatatatatatatatatatatatatatatatactgttatattatatacatgggCCCCCGCAGGGGGGGGGCAAGGGGGGGGAGTGCTTGCCCCCCCTGGATTGATtaaaaatagtcaaataatgttacttttattttaaatcacttcgTGTTAGCATAAAGAAAGTGTGGAGAGACAGAACGACATGTCAGGAAGTGGAAAAAGTTGTTTCAGGGAATCTTGGCTAACCCAGTATTGGTTATCATATGAATCTTGGCTAACCCATGGTTATCATATTCACCTAGGTTGAAAGGTGCTTTTTGCATTTTCTGTGTTTTATTTCCGCAACCAGTTAAGAAAGGAATTCAAGGTGCCTTCATTACTACTCCTTGTACAAAGTACAAAGATTTTAATGAATGTGCCAGAAACCATACCAGCTCAGCATGGCATCGTGGGACTCAACAAGATGCTGAACACTTCGCGTCAACCATTAGAGATCTAAATAAGAATATCATTTGTCAGATAGATAATTCTGTAAAACGAACTATTGAAGAAAACAGAAAGAAACTGTATCCTATTATTCCAACAATCTTATTTTGCGGAACAAATGATTTGTCAATTCGTGGGAAAGATAGCACCAAAGGAAATGTCGAACAACTttatggatgcattcctgcgaggtgcgaagagacacctctgtgagggacagtacatataagttaattataaattttagagttaagtataataattaagatgtatttttaaattagcttgatagctaaaatatatataaataaataaaataactttatgGGTATCGAATTGAGGGAGGAGACAGTATTTTAAAAAACCATTTTGATACAGCTGCTGGAAATGCACGTTACACATCACaccaaaaatttaatattactaaaaatattttgcccCCCCTTAGAAAATTTTCTGCGGGCGCCATTGATATAGAATAACCTAGATGAGCCTTACAATAcatttttggtcggagatcttgtcaccacttactgaggggtgcggggggtttaactagcggggaagttgggatcGCCCAACAGTGGTAGGCATTGGTAcgcaaccagtttatgtaccttttacatgcactgaagttttattttatttataactttattttattggacactccgcgtgtatgttactataataaaaccatcattaactattacaatatttaaacattagtaacttccacaagaaTGCATTTAATAGCACCTGTGGTAGAGGTTGTCAACCGCTGTTCCATTAGTGCATAgaatcgcgccgatatttcattatattatatgttaaaatactactataattgaagacattatatattaattcgaaTTTCGAAAAATGTCTATCGACCTTAGAAGCTaaaggttgtcgaccgctgttgCATACATACACGCTATACCGCGTGGCGCGATTCTATGCAGCCAATAGACCTTCCGTCTTAGAAGCCCACTAGCTAATGAAACAAACTGTGCATGCCCCGACAGGGAGACCGGCATAGAGCGTGAGGGCGCATCTACGGTTATTCTATATCAATGGCGGGCGTCCATGATTATATAtacagttatattatatatatactgtttgctaccaatgtttcctctaggctaataTTTCCCTGAGTATTTAGCATTAaagttttcttttgttattcatattatattcgtaAATTTTGTTGGCAATGTTTTAGGTGTgacgtattacatacatacatagccagcagcataggtcggtcgttaagcttctgcttagcgtcgagaggcgccgggttcgatccctggacCGGGCCtcgaataaaaatgaatttttcagagtatgctgttggtcagacctggatttgtgagtccaggttgatcgtttcctatcagagtttgccaattttctctgatttgattgttgaaacggttctcggaaaaaaaattggctaaaaatccttcctacctactatgtcaccactatttgaagtatgattgatgtacaataaaatttatgtacaattcatagatgtctcgttaatttgcgagtttttcagtgtctcataattcaacgacttgtaataaaaatgctgcatttgtaattgcaattgtaatttgtaattggccaggaaggtgcattgggatttacctgtaaggccttcctggtatatatgtaaaaataaataaaatgatgagCGGAGATCGGCAGCTGAGGATgtttttatgcacaaaaaatggttcaatattGTCAACCAATTTTTCGCTCTCTGGCTTTGTAGGTTAATTGAGAGGTCTCTCCGAGGCAGAATCCTTGGCTACTGATCTCTGTTTATGAGCAGAGACAGCCTTCTCCAAATGGGGACTTGGGtgcgaaaaaaaattggatcaaaaaaatctgaataatacataaattcaaaataaaaaaaaaggatttgAGCGACTCATTCTCTGTTAGAATTTGTACAATGTTTCGTTAGAGTCTTCATGAAatgctattaaataaaaagcaaaacaataattttttccATGACTCATCTTCGAACTTTAGATTTTTGAGACGGCAACGCAAGTGTAAATAAAATCCATTGTCTTCTactcaatttataaatttatttctcaTTTTCTGGGATCACTTTCACGTAAGAGATTCCATTACTGTTAGTACCTTTTAGCTATTTATGGTCTGCAAcgacggtaaacggattattccgcaaaaatcgATCTCGCTCACGTCACTGATCTTGATCATGGAATACcaggcactcgagttctcgttaatacaatatttcgcaTGAGTTTGAGTTTGACCATTTAATTGAAGCAATTACTTTGTAGCTAatcttcaaataaaaacaaaaacagaaATAATGCCACATAATTGTATACGTGCTGCTATTACGATCGCTTTTTTACTAATCTcttcttattataatatacgtatctgattgtttgaatatacaaatgtatgtataatacataaaaataaatattaaatacatatttacatatatggcaCTCTTAGTCAGTTTCATCATTATGAATTCATAGTGGCCTTTATTTTTTCACAGCCTATTTCTATATAACCTATAATTTCATATGACAAAGAACGGGTAAATGAAATGGATTGCATTTGTAATTCGTTTTGTTATGAGTCGTTATTTGCGCTTATGTACCACATTGCAAATATGTACTATGTCAAcaaattatttgtatgtaccatagaagtagaatgcatagaatggtcattgttaacaaaagtatcgtctaaaagcgagccatcgaaaagagagacggaaagtcagaagagagacaagagagagagtgacgaagtttagcaaacaatgaacaaactctgccgcgcagagtttttgtagcaacatttttggaggctgagagcgattctatgcattctacttctttggtatgtacatatgtatattctttggACATCTGCGAGTAACGCTGATGCAAAaaatatctattgttattatcaTAACAACGTTTGTTTGAAATATCAAAGCAAGTCTATTAATCGTAGCATACACATCACATTTGTCGAATGCATTAAAACTATTCTAATAATTATGTTTACGATTTGGACCAAATCACCTTCATTTGTTCTCAATTTTCTATATACAGCGGCGgttcgtggataagatatctggggtgctgcggttgattaaaaataaatgtttatttggattacgGTTTAcaattaacatcaaaattattaaaattaaacctagccgtcaatcgtttcttatataCAATGTCTGTATTCTTTTTATTGACAAAAAACACCCTTCTGGCTCAGCGGTAGTCATTggagttgtaagcagaatttgaattagttttgttatttcctcaagaaatttgcatatattgattgcagaaataaattttaacaatgttaataaatcattaaagctgtgcatttctttccttgagtaaaacacttttaattaatttgatttgatttttaaatgctttttattattacgaaattatgttcacaatacatcttatatctattttaatagct
This genomic interval from Arctopsyche grandis isolate Sample6627 chromosome 8, ASM5162203v2, whole genome shotgun sequence contains the following:
- the LOC143915959 gene encoding uncharacterized protein C05D11.1-like, with translation MSSRWSVISKCEAAGATPVQRLRAPSGLRLTLVQVEGPLVASYIALATEAHDDDGLPHTLEHLVFLGSEDYPFKGLLDLFANRCFASGTNAWTDTDHTAYTLKTAGSKGMLKMLPIYMDHILYPLLTNYGYITEVYHITGEGKDAGVVYSEMQGRENSADSRCYRKLILAAYPNSGYSSETGGLMENLRTSTNNEKVKKYHKDFYRPENIVIIIVGQVDCDEVLAALQPIEDKIMRNKANNTVSPFVRPWQSPVPPMKSTDPINEKYPTDSEDSGLIMVGWRGPGILTSKGFYEFTACCILLRYLSDTPIAPFQQALVEIENPFASDVSMTIIENSVPLFALSLENVPLNRLEETLPELKKTITSIASLPNSISIERLKAIIDKQLRETLSQIENNPHDALAFSCISDVLYDLTDEQFEEMLNKQNLYKKLVQEKEEFWKKLFTTYFHTNFLSVIGSPSTDLMVQMFDDEAQRNVNHQETLGKEGLEKKSNELAEAMQYNERDPPKDIFNTIGKVDCDDLKHFTLDMWTSDEGNCPHFPIQDLPFYARINHINSQFTYITLLMSTCGLNSDQRFYLPLLLELLYQSPYNCDGILQEHSTLIEEVEILTNDLAINIGVGKTSGRFCTGIFQQTVSLFVQCEPEKYERVVRLIWCILKNTAFTKSRVLIVAQKMVNDIATIRRQGGKIVTDLLRDLIISKESNVHHCSILRQQRFLNDIIMKLEKPDNEYMKVLENLEETRQKLLIKNNVWLHFAANLKSHQYTAEPWKKYPIMELNTDSSCSDKIIPGVIIEDNTFLIEKEKIEEQGCIVGIGGLESCYVEQYSPGPPSYSHPDVPALLVVLQYFTQLEGSMWRHIRGAGLSYSYSIDLKPNEGLIKFHLFKATNGAKAYAKAKSIIESFLESASWDENLYASAKSSLVYDLVAREASPAKMISQSLLNYYKKVDLKHNLNLVKKVMNITKDELMEVAKRWLPSLFDPKKATLAIVCNPSKVEEMKASFKEFGYDDLNIYKSLEDSHLSE